A genomic region of Papaver somniferum cultivar HN1 chromosome 7, ASM357369v1, whole genome shotgun sequence contains the following coding sequences:
- the LOC113294332 gene encoding protein SDA1 homolog, which produces MVAGSGKSSGINCRMDSVLMRYNERNEHCVSGSSMLAYKGMTADLRRLYLINPESRVSSFFNSEILKQKQFKSTMACHGIPDFKPEWLGASGKTAEKINLLTLQHKMKIDPEGYETELTLLYKHFDSLLVLFQQQSALSFSSINGDPTVSKDLGDMAMFLAHVTPYYPIQLSDYPSKLTDLLRSSAKSLPSSLRCNLTKALILLINRKFVDIGETLGLFMELQILGDRTSRKDAFSHVIHSIRRMNQKRKNETQNRTLQNILFTMLQEEDEAKAKRALIVLCDLHRRRVWFDERTANAICTACFHPSSKIMNAAVSFLLGFEKMEEADDSDVDSSEDEKNPQVVLQREDVYKAHHKGTLASKKKKQAKLQRAIRSMKRQQRANLEKDTPNHYSPLNHLLDAQGFAEKLFSRLQTCNERFEVKMMILKVIARTVGLHRLILLNFYPFLQKYIQPHQRDITELLASTVQACHDMVPSDAVEPLFRQVVNQFVHDKSRTEAIAVGLNVLREICLRVPLLMTEKSLENMPKDLVLYRKSHEKAISTAARSLTTLFREICPLLLEKKDCGRPSSPKTQPKTFGEVNIAINVSDLELLQNDSGEDEENDGSDSDSSMFNSDEGEAIVTTGDAHTQLSEEDNDETEESDVGLSDDDESDQSEEEDLDGEDEDKDGYEDEEMESFNKYKRKLSDNAGELNADTSLRALKRIPESTREFESSDLTDGILSNEDFKRIKELKAKEEAKLALRQHGLLRKGPEAKSPGFKIPTSVELSRKRVNPSALETNIRRKMTKEERLELVKEGREDRGKYRARAAIKQKKTGGTSNKQKEHKKIMPKVAKRAKIVRSRQERKRLNRNAGKQFRGKKARN; this is translated from the exons ATACAACGAAAGAAACGAGCATTGTGTAAGTGGAAGTTCAATGCTTGCTTACAAAGGAATGACTGCTGATTTGAGGAGGTTATATCTT ATAAACCCTGAATCTAGGGTTTCATCTTTCTTCAACTCAGAGATTTTGAAGCAGAAAcaattcaaatcaacaatggCTTGTCACGGTATCCCAGATTTCAAACCAGAATGGTTAGGAGCATCAGGAAAAACAGCAGAGAAAATAAACCTATTAACGCTCCAACACAAGATGAAGATTGATCCAGAAGGATATGAAACTGAGTTAACTCTTTTATATAAACATTTTGATTCATTACTTGTTCTATTTCAGCAACAATCAGCTTTAAGTTTTTCATCTATTAATGGTGATCCTACTGTTAGTAAAGATCTTGGTGATATGGCTATGTTTTTAGCTCATGTTACTCCTTATTATCCAATTCAGTTATCTGATTATCCTAGTAAATTAACTGATTTGCTACGTTCATCTGCAAAGTCTTTGCCATCTTCGCTGAGATGTAATCTTACTAAAGCCTTAATTTTACTAATTAATCGTAAG TTTGTTGATATTGGAGAGACACTTGGGTTATTTATGGAGCTTCAAATTTTAGGAGACAGGACTTCAAGGAAAGATGCGTTCTCGCATGTTATTCATAGTATTCGACGGATGAATCAGAAGCGTAAGAATGAAACTCAGAATCGAACACTTCAGAATATCTTGTTTACAATGCTACAG gaagaagatgaagcaaaagCTAAGAGGGCACTGATTGTGCTTTGTGATCTTCACCGAAGAAGAGTTTGGTTTGATGAAAGAACAGCAAATGCAATCTGCACGGCTTGTTTTCATCCATCATCCAA GATTATGAATGCTGCTGTGTCATTCCTTCTTGGTTTTGAAAAAATGGAAGAGGCAGATGATAGTGACGTCGATAGCAGTGAAGATGAGAAAAATCCCCAGGTTGTTCTTCAGAGGGAGGATGTCTATAAG GCACATCACAAAGGTACGCTTGCTAGCAAGAAAAAAAAGCAAGCAAAGTTACAACGTGCAATCCGCAGCATGAAAAGACAGCAACGTGCTAACTTAGAAAAGGATACACCGAATCACTATTCACCACTTAACCATTTACTTGATGCTCAG GGTTTTGCTGAGAAGCTATTCTCCCGTCTCCAGACTTGTAATGAACGGTTTGAG GTGAAGATGATGATATTAAAAGTAATTGCGCGGACTGTTGGACTCCATCGCCTGATTCTGCTGAATTTCTATCCTTTTCTTCAGAAATATATCCAG CCTCATCAACGTGATATTACCGAGTTGCTTGCATCAACAGTTCAGGCTTGCCATGATATG GTTCCCTCCGATGCGGTTGAACCATTATTTAGACAAGTTGTTAACCAGTTTGTGCATGATAAGTCTCGAACAGAG GCAATCGCTGTTGGACTGAATGTTCTGAGGGAAATCTGTCTCCGTGTTCCACTG TTAATGACAGAAAAATCGCTGGAAAATATGCCGAAAGATCTGGTCCTGTATAGGAAGTCACATGAGAAAGCTATTTCTACAGCTGCTCGTTCATTGACCACTTTATTCAGAGAG ATATGCCCATTATTGCTGGAGAAGAAGGACTGTGGTCGCCCTAGTAGCCCCAAAACACAGCCGAAGACCTTTGGGGAAGTGAATATTGCTATTAATGTGTCGGATCTTGAGCTATTACAGAATGACtctggtgaggatgaagaaaatgatggtagtgattcagattcaagtatgtttaacagtgatgagggagaGGCTATTGTGACAACTGGTGATGCACATACTCAGCTCAGCGAGGAAGATAATGATGAAACAGAAGAAAGTGATGTAGGTCTCAGTGATGATGATGAAAGTGATCAGAGTGAAGAAGAAGACCTTGATGGTGAAGACGAGGACAAAGATGGctatgaggatgaagaaatggagAGTTTTAACAAATATAAGAGGAAGCTCAGTGACAATGCTGGGGAGTTGAATGCTGATACAAGCCTTCGGGCTCTAAAGAGGATACCAGAATCAACTAGGGAATTTGAATCCTCAGATTTGACAGATGGTATTCTATCAAATGAAGACTTCAAACGGATCAAGGAACTGAAG GCAAAGGAAGAAGCAAAGCTTGCTTTACGTCAGCATGGGCTGTTAAGGAAGGGCCCAGAAGCAAAGTCACCAGGATTTAAGATTCCGACTTCCGTGGAATTAAGCCGTAAGCGAGTTAATCCATCAGCGCTTGAG ACTAACATAAGAAGGAAAATGACCAAAGAAGAGAGGCTAGAATTAGTAAAAGAAGGAAGGGAGGATAGAGGAAAATATCGGGCCCGAGCTGCCATAAAACAGAAAAAG ACGGGTGGTACCAGCAACAAGCAAAAGGAGCACAAGAAGATTATGCCTAAAGTTGCAAAGAGAGCTAAGATTGTTCGATCTCGACAAGAGAGAAAGAGACTAAACCGAAATGCTGGCAAACAGTTCAGGGGGAAGAAAGCACGGAATTAG
- the LOC113296669 gene encoding chaperone protein dnaJ 8, chloroplastic-like, with protein MAAIAVGMINGRSMINQRKFLDNTNDQRKKKMNKICCSASSLTDQYKTLRIQPGANETDVRKAFRQLALKYHPDVCKGNNCGVQFHQINEAYDTLMSYLRGEMNEEMDLSQQYKYVDEDDEMRGMCDSDWDMWEEWMGWEGAGIRDYSSHINPYI; from the exons ATGGCTGCAATTGCTGTGGGAATGATTAATGGTAGATCGATGATTAATCAGAGGAAATTTTTGGATAACACGAACGatcagaggaagaagaagatgaataagatATGTTGTTCTGCGAGTAGTTTAACCGATCAGTACAAAACCTTAAGAATTCAACCTGGTGCTAATGAAACTGATGTCAGGAAAGCTTTTAGACAACTTGCTTTGAAG TATCATCCTGATGTATGCAAAGGAAACAATTGTGGAGTTCAATTCCACCAAATTAATGAAGCATATGAT ACGCTGATGAGTTATCTAAGAGGGGAAATGAACGAGGAGATGGATTTGTCTCAACAGTACAAAtatgttgatgaagatgatgagatgAGAGGAATGTGTGATTCTGATTGGGACATGTGGGAAGAATGGATGGGATGGGAAGGAGCTGGAATCCGTGATTACTCATCCCACATTAACCCTTACATATAA